From Flavobacterium arcticum, the proteins below share one genomic window:
- the trhO gene encoding oxygen-dependent tRNA uridine(34) hydroxylase TrhO, with amino-acid sequence MQLFNTLSAEERAELIDQSGKQRLTLSFYAYANITDPKQFRDELFLAWNPLEVLGRIYVATEGINAQLSLPADNFYAFKDHVETYPFMNGMRLNVAVEQDDLSFLKLTIKVRNKIVADGLNDATFDVTNKGIHLKAQEFNEMLEDPNTVLVDMRNHYESEIGHFKNAITPDVETFRESLPIIEDDLKDHKEDKNLLMYCTGGIRCEKASAFFKHKGFKNVYQLEGGIIEYTRQVKAEGLESKFIGKNFVFDHRLGERITDDIIAQCHQCGKPCDTHTNCANEACHLLFIQCEECATSMAGCCSAACVEVIQLPEEEQKARRRGIMKGNMIFRKGKSDALKFKKSGDTVSAVALAEVPKVKGVRKRERKILVGNADHYFTKASIGQFTMVNELKTGDKIVIMGPTTGREELVVTNMHVNGTPADVAQKDDRVTMNIPFRIRLSDKLYKLPQE; translated from the coding sequence ATGCAACTGTTCAACACTTTAAGCGCAGAAGAAAGAGCGGAGCTTATCGACCAGTCGGGTAAGCAACGATTAACGCTGTCTTTCTATGCCTACGCAAACATCACAGACCCAAAACAATTTCGCGACGAATTATTCCTTGCTTGGAACCCACTAGAGGTACTGGGCAGAATATATGTAGCTACCGAGGGGATTAACGCCCAGCTTTCGCTACCTGCCGATAATTTCTATGCTTTTAAAGACCATGTAGAAACCTACCCTTTTATGAATGGTATGCGCCTTAATGTGGCGGTAGAGCAGGACGACCTTTCGTTTTTAAAACTTACCATAAAAGTACGTAACAAAATTGTTGCCGACGGGCTTAACGATGCTACTTTCGACGTTACGAACAAGGGAATTCACCTAAAGGCTCAGGAATTTAACGAAATGCTAGAAGACCCTAACACGGTTTTGGTAGATATGCGTAACCATTACGAAAGTGAAATAGGGCATTTTAAAAACGCCATAACGCCAGATGTAGAAACATTTAGAGAGTCATTACCCATTATAGAAGACGATTTAAAAGACCATAAAGAAGATAAAAACCTATTGATGTATTGTACAGGCGGTATCCGATGCGAAAAGGCATCGGCATTCTTTAAGCACAAAGGTTTCAAGAATGTATATCAGTTAGAGGGCGGTATTATAGAATATACCCGTCAGGTAAAAGCCGAAGGACTGGAAAGCAAGTTTATAGGTAAAAACTTTGTGTTCGATCACCGTTTGGGCGAGCGTATTACCGATGATATTATTGCACAATGCCACCAGTGTGGTAAGCCATGCGACACGCATACCAACTGTGCTAACGAGGCATGCCACTTACTGTTTATTCAGTGTGAGGAGTGTGCTACAAGTATGGCAGGGTGCTGTTCGGCAGCGTGTGTAGAGGTAATTCAACTACCCGAAGAAGAGCAAAAAGCAAGGCGTCGTGGTATTATGAAAGGTAATATGATTTTCAGGAAAGGAAAATCGGATGCCTTGAAGTTTAAAAAGTCGGGTGATACGGTTTCGGCTGTTGCTTTAGCCGAAGTGCCAAAAGTAAAAGGCGTTCGCAAAAGAGAACGCAAAATACTAGTAGGTAATGCCGATCATTATTTTACTAAAGCAAGTATAGGGCAGTTTACTATGGTAAACGAGTTAAAAACAGGCGATAAAATTGTTATAATGGGTCCTACTACAGGTAGAGAAGAGCTGGTTGTAACCAATATGCATGTTAATGGCACGCCTGCCGATGTGGCTCAAAAAGATGATAGGGTAACAATGAACATTCCGTTTAGAATACGCCTTTCGGATAAGTTATATAAATTACCACAGGAATAA
- a CDS encoding PSP1 domain-containing protein has product MACTNCSTGSKDGSPKGCKNNGTCGTDSCNKLTVFDWLSNMSLPGGEAPFDCVEVRFKNGRKDFYRNTDNLTLSIGDIIATEASPGHDIGIVSLTGELVKMQMKKKRVKDDSEIAKIYRKASQRDIDIWREARDREEPMKVIARELAIRLNLEMKISDIEFQGDASKATFYYTANDRVDFRQLIKDFAREFSTRIEMKQVGFRQEASRLGGVGSCGRELCCSTWLTDFRSVNTSAARYQQLSLNPQKLAGQCGKLKCCLNYELDTYLDALKELPDLDTKLYTEKGDAYCQKVDIFKGNMWFAYANDNAHWHMINAEQVKEMLALNKNKERVSSLEEYVTEDTTKEEVAKNFENAVGQDSLTRFDAPKRKKRPNNNNRKKKPATANSPEGKVAPKAKMIIKPGGAVPVKEAAPAKEGGRNTDAGAKKNNRNNANRNNKNRNNKNNNNRNTKPGGNEDKK; this is encoded by the coding sequence ATGGCATGTACAAACTGTTCTACGGGCTCCAAAGATGGGTCGCCCAAAGGATGTAAAAATAACGGTACCTGTGGTACCGACAGCTGCAACAAATTAACTGTTTTTGACTGGCTTAGCAATATGAGCCTCCCTGGAGGCGAAGCACCTTTTGATTGTGTTGAGGTTCGTTTTAAAAACGGACGTAAAGACTTTTATAGAAATACAGATAATCTTACTCTTAGCATTGGCGATATTATAGCTACCGAGGCTTCGCCTGGTCATGATATTGGTATTGTGAGCCTTACGGGCGAACTGGTAAAAATGCAGATGAAGAAAAAGCGAGTAAAGGACGATAGTGAAATTGCAAAAATATACCGTAAAGCGTCGCAACGTGATATTGATATTTGGCGCGAAGCCCGCGACCGCGAAGAACCGATGAAGGTTATAGCTCGTGAGTTAGCAATACGCTTAAATCTTGAAATGAAAATATCTGATATTGAGTTTCAGGGTGATGCATCAAAAGCTACGTTTTACTATACCGCTAATGACAGGGTAGATTTCCGTCAGCTTATTAAAGATTTTGCAAGAGAGTTTAGCACAAGAATAGAGATGAAGCAAGTAGGTTTCCGTCAAGAGGCATCACGCCTTGGTGGAGTGGGTTCTTGTGGTCGCGAGCTGTGTTGTTCTACTTGGCTAACTGATTTTAGGAGTGTAAATACTTCAGCAGCACGTTATCAGCAATTATCGCTAAATCCGCAAAAGTTAGCTGGGCAATGTGGTAAGTTAAAATGTTGTCTTAACTATGAGTTAGATACTTATCTTGATGCGCTTAAAGAATTACCAGACCTTGATACAAAATTATATACTGAAAAAGGTGATGCTTATTGCCAAAAGGTAGATATTTTTAAGGGTAATATGTGGTTTGCTTATGCTAATGATAATGCGCACTGGCACATGATTAATGCTGAGCAGGTAAAAGAAATGCTGGCACTTAATAAAAATAAAGAACGTGTATCTTCGTTAGAAGAATATGTTACTGAAGATACTACTAAAGAGGAGGTTGCTAAAAACTTTGAGAATGCAGTAGGGCAAGATAGCCTTACCCGTTTTGATGCACCTAAGCGTAAGAAAAGACCTAACAATAACAATAGGAAGAAAAAACCAGCAACGGCAAATTCGCCAGAAGGTAAAGTAGCTCCTAAGGCTAAGATGATTATAAAACCTGGAGGTGCTGTACCTGTTAAAGAGGCTGCCCCAGCAAAAGAAGGTGGTAGAAATACTGATGCTGGAGCCAAGAAAAATAACAGGAATAACGCTAACAGGAACAATAAGAATAGAAATAACAAAAATAATAATAACCGAAACACTAAGCCCGGTGGTAATGAGGATAAGAAATAG
- a CDS encoding gliding motility lipoprotein GldH: protein MRIRNSIFVFGALLLLFCSCDEKRVFDEYKSFDGAWNKDSIASFDFEQQDTTSVYNMFVNIRSNNDYPYSNIFLIVEMQQPDTDFTIVDTLEYQMANPDGTLMGEGFTDVKESKLWYREQVKFPTQGAYKVNIQQAVREAGKVPGVQELEGITEIGFRIETTE, encoded by the coding sequence ATGAGGATAAGAAATAGCATTTTTGTTTTTGGCGCATTGTTACTCCTTTTCTGTTCTTGTGACGAAAAGAGAGTCTTTGATGAATATAAGTCATTTGATGGTGCATGGAATAAAGACAGTATTGCTTCGTTTGACTTTGAACAACAGGATACAACCAGTGTGTATAATATGTTCGTTAACATCAGGAGTAATAATGATTACCCATACAGCAACATTTTCTTGATAGTAGAAATGCAGCAACCCGACACCGATTTTACAATAGTAGATACATTAGAATACCAAATGGCAAATCCTGATGGAACGCTTATGGGCGAAGGATTTACGGATGTTAAAGAAAGTAAATTGTGGTATAGAGAACAAGTAAAATTCCCAACACAGGGAGCTTATAAAGTAAACATTCAGCAGGCAGTGCGCGAAGCAGGAAAAGTGCCTGGAGTACAAGAACTAGAGGGTATTACAGAAATAGGTTTCAGGATAGAGACAACAGAATAA
- a CDS encoding penicillin-binding protein 1A has protein sequence MATKKNTKSAKSSNGFFKYIKIFWSIFLIGLVSVVLFFLMASWGVFGKMPTFDQLENPDSNVATEIISSDGVTIGKFYLENRTPVKYADLPQNLVDALVATEDERFFEHSGIDARGTLRAAASLGAGGGASTITQQLAKNLFHGEGSKNILYRITQKAKEWVIAIRLERQYTKQEIIAMYLNTVDFVNQAVGIRSAAKTYFGKEPKDLTIEESAVLVGMLKNPSLYNPARESRKKRVLDRRNTVLSQMVKNGFLKPEIKEELALKPIKLDFNPEDHNEGIATYLREYIRNDFMRTWVKENLKEDGTEYDIYRDGLKIYVTIDSRMQKYAEEAVHEHLSNLQEEFFIGQEKNKNAPFMNISSAETKRILDRAMKSSERWRVMNKQGKSEDEIIKSFDVKTNMTVFSWQGDRDTIMTPMDSIRYYKHFLQTGVMSMEPQTGQVKAWVGGINHRYFQYDHVKQGTRQVGSTFKPFVYATAIEHIHHSPCDTIIDSPFTMPKGKYGITADWSPKNSNNKHEGAVTMKYALAHSINTVSAKLINEVGPKAVVDLAHKLGVTNEIPETPAIALGAAELNVSEMVAAYSTFANKGMYIKPIVITRIEDKNGVQLYHDVPQTREVMSKDVAYAVVKLLEGVTESGSGYRLKSTWSGNGYKRVTGHPYKLTNPIAGKTGTTQNQSDGWFMGMVPNLATGVWVGNEDRSAHFRSITYGQGATMALPIWGLYMKKCYANESLEISKENFERPENLSIRVDCSKAVEKDSTAIEKQDIDDFFGI, from the coding sequence ATGGCAACAAAAAAAAACACTAAAAGCGCAAAGAGTAGCAATGGCTTTTTTAAGTACATAAAAATCTTTTGGTCTATTTTTTTAATAGGGCTTGTATCTGTAGTGCTGTTTTTCCTCATGGCATCATGGGGTGTTTTTGGAAAAATGCCCACATTTGATCAGTTAGAGAATCCAGACTCTAATGTGGCTACTGAGATAATTTCATCTGATGGGGTAACTATCGGTAAATTTTATCTTGAGAACCGCACACCTGTAAAGTATGCCGATTTACCTCAAAATTTGGTAGATGCTCTTGTAGCAACCGAAGATGAACGCTTTTTTGAGCATTCGGGTATTGATGCGCGCGGAACATTGCGTGCTGCTGCATCTCTTGGAGCGGGAGGTGGTGCGAGTACTATTACGCAACAATTGGCAAAAAACCTTTTTCATGGAGAAGGTTCTAAAAATATTCTTTACCGAATTACACAAAAAGCAAAAGAGTGGGTTATAGCCATACGACTAGAGAGGCAATATACCAAGCAGGAAATTATAGCCATGTACTTGAATACCGTAGATTTTGTAAATCAGGCGGTAGGTATCCGTTCGGCTGCAAAAACCTATTTCGGTAAAGAGCCTAAAGATTTAACTATTGAAGAGTCGGCAGTATTAGTGGGTATGCTTAAAAACCCATCATTGTATAACCCAGCAAGAGAATCAAGAAAAAAAAGAGTATTAGACAGACGTAACACTGTACTTAGCCAGATGGTGAAAAATGGTTTTTTGAAACCAGAGATTAAAGAAGAGTTGGCTTTAAAACCAATAAAACTCGATTTTAACCCTGAAGATCATAATGAGGGTATTGCTACTTATTTAAGAGAATACATTAGGAATGATTTTATGAGAACATGGGTTAAGGAAAATTTGAAAGAAGATGGTACCGAGTATGATATATACCGAGATGGACTAAAAATATATGTTACTATAGACTCTCGTATGCAAAAGTATGCCGAAGAGGCAGTACACGAACATCTTTCTAACTTACAAGAAGAATTTTTTATAGGACAGGAAAAAAACAAGAATGCACCTTTTATGAATATCTCTAGTGCTGAAACAAAGCGCATTCTAGACAGGGCTATGAAAAGCTCTGAACGATGGAGAGTAATGAATAAGCAAGGAAAATCGGAAGATGAAATTATTAAGTCTTTTGACGTAAAAACAAACATGACAGTTTTTAGCTGGCAAGGAGATAGAGATACTATAATGACCCCAATGGATTCTATCCGATATTATAAACACTTTTTACAAACAGGTGTAATGTCTATGGAACCACAAACGGGTCAGGTAAAAGCATGGGTAGGTGGTATTAACCATAGGTACTTTCAGTATGACCATGTTAAACAAGGTACAAGGCAGGTAGGGTCTACCTTTAAACCGTTTGTATATGCTACTGCAATAGAGCACATACACCATTCACCTTGTGACACTATTATCGATTCGCCTTTTACAATGCCTAAAGGTAAATATGGTATTACTGCTGATTGGAGTCCGAAAAACTCTAACAATAAACATGAAGGAGCAGTTACTATGAAGTATGCTTTGGCACATTCTATAAATACGGTATCGGCAAAGCTTATTAATGAGGTAGGGCCTAAAGCAGTGGTTGACTTGGCTCATAAACTGGGTGTAACAAACGAGATACCTGAAACGCCTGCCATAGCACTAGGTGCAGCAGAACTAAACGTTAGCGAAATGGTAGCGGCATACAGTACATTTGCTAACAAAGGAATGTATATAAAGCCTATAGTAATAACACGAATAGAAGATAAAAATGGCGTGCAGTTGTATCACGATGTTCCGCAAACTAGAGAGGTAATGAGTAAAGATGTTGCCTATGCCGTTGTTAAACTTTTAGAAGGAGTTACCGAGTCGGGCTCGGGCTACAGACTTAAATCGACTTGGAGTGGTAACGGTTATAAACGTGTTACAGGACACCCGTATAAACTAACAAATCCTATTGCTGGTAAAACAGGAACAACACAAAACCAAAGTGATGGTTGGTTTATGGGTATGGTACCTAACCTTGCTACAGGGGTATGGGTAGGTAACGAAGATCGTTCGGCACATTTTAGGAGTATTACCTACGGTCAGGGAGCTACTATGGCACTGCCCATATGGGGGCTTTATATGAAAAAATGTTATGCCAATGAATCGCTCGAAATTTCTAAAGAAAATTTTGAACGACCTGAAAACTTATCAATAAGAGTAGATTGTTCAAAAGCTGTGGAGAAAGATAGTACAGCCATTGAAAAACAAGATATAGATGACTTCTTCGGTATTTGA
- a CDS encoding CoA transferase subunit A, whose translation MINKKVQNVTDALRNIKDDMTIMLGGFGLCGIPENSINELVKKGTTNLTCISNNAGVDDFGLGLLLQKKQIKKMISSYVGENAEFERQMLSGELEVELTPQGTLAEKCRAAQAGIPAFYTPAGYGTEVAEGKESREYNGKMHILENAYKADFAIVKAWKGDEAGNLIFKGTARNFNSCMAGAATITVAEVEELVPAGQLDPNEIHIPGIFVTHIFQGEQYEKRIEQRTVRQK comes from the coding sequence ATGATTAATAAAAAAGTACAAAACGTTACAGACGCTTTGCGCAATATAAAAGACGATATGACCATCATGCTAGGTGGTTTTGGTCTTTGTGGCATACCTGAAAACAGTATTAACGAACTGGTTAAAAAAGGCACTACAAATCTTACTTGTATTTCTAATAATGCGGGGGTAGATGATTTTGGTCTTGGATTGTTATTACAAAAAAAGCAAATAAAGAAAATGATTTCTTCTTATGTAGGAGAAAATGCCGAGTTTGAAAGACAAATGCTTAGTGGAGAGCTAGAGGTAGAGCTTACCCCACAAGGTACACTTGCCGAGAAATGCCGTGCTGCACAAGCTGGTATTCCTGCATTTTATACACCAGCAGGCTACGGTACAGAAGTAGCCGAAGGTAAGGAGTCTAGAGAGTATAACGGAAAGATGCACATACTAGAAAATGCATACAAGGCAGATTTTGCTATTGTAAAAGCATGGAAAGGCGACGAGGCAGGAAATCTTATTTTTAAAGGTACAGCACGTAACTTTAACTCATGTATGGCAGGAGCTGCAACTATTACTGTTGCTGAGGTAGAGGAGCTTGTACCTGCGGGACAACTTGACCCAAATGAGATACATATACCAGGGATATTTGTAACACACATATTCCAAGGGGAGCAGTATGAAAAGAGAATTGAGCAACGAACCGTTAGACAAAAATAA
- a CDS encoding CoA transferase subunit B: MALDKTGIAKRIAKEVKDGYYVNLGIGIPTLVANYVREDISVEFQSENGVLGMGPFPFEGEEDADIINAGKQTITTLPGASFFDSAMSFGMIRGQHVDLTILGAMEVSENGDIANWKIPGKMVKGMGGAMDLVASADNIIVAMMHVNRAGQSKLLKRCSLPLTGVGCVKKVVTELAVMEIVPEGFKLLERAPGVTVQEIQKATEGNLIIEGDIPEMVI; the protein is encoded by the coding sequence ATGGCTTTAGATAAAACAGGAATTGCAAAACGAATTGCAAAAGAAGTTAAAGACGGGTATTATGTAAACCTTGGTATTGGTATCCCTACCTTGGTGGCTAATTATGTTCGTGAAGATATCTCGGTAGAATTTCAGAGCGAGAATGGTGTGCTGGGTATGGGACCTTTCCCTTTTGAAGGTGAAGAAGATGCCGACATTATTAACGCAGGAAAACAAACGATAACAACATTACCAGGGGCATCATTTTTTGACTCAGCTATGAGTTTCGGGATGATACGCGGGCAACACGTAGACCTTACTATACTTGGTGCTATGGAAGTTTCTGAAAATGGCGATATTGCCAATTGGAAAATTCCAGGTAAAATGGTAAAAGGTATGGGTGGTGCTATGGATTTAGTAGCATCGGCAGATAATATTATTGTGGCAATGATGCACGTAAATAGGGCAGGACAGTCTAAACTATTAAAACGTTGCTCATTACCATTAACAGGTGTGGGCTGCGTTAAAAAAGTAGTTACTGAGCTTGCCGTGATGGAAATTGTACCCGAAGGGTTTAAATTACTAGAACGCGCTCCAGGTGTAACTGTCCAAGAGATACAAAAAGCCACAGAAGGTAACCTTATTATAGAAGGTGATATTCCTGAAATGGTTATTTAA
- a CDS encoding ABC transporter ATP-binding protein has protein sequence MNTPLLHIDHVTISAKKEGEWTPIVKGSDFVLHQNEILGIVGESGSGKSVTSLAVMGLLPKGILAITEGKIDFEGNTIATLSQKALRKLRGNAISMIFQEPMSSLNPSLKCGYQVAEILKEHTTLSQKEIKETILSLFEKVKLPNPHEIYNRYPHEISGGQKQRVMIAMAIACKPKILIADEPTTALDVTVQKEIILLLKELQQETGMSIIFISHDLSLVSEIANRVLVMYKGVIVEQGEAMQIFNNPQHLYTKALTSSRPSLDVRLKRLPTIQDYLTENIDSTEIKPEQRKKEHEKLYSQPPLLEVVNVEKEYVSSAGLFGKDVKFKAVDDVSFKIYEGETLGLVGESGCGKSTLGNAILQLDKPTAGKILYRGTDLNQLSTKQLRELRKEIQIIFQDPYSSLNPRLTVGRAIMEPMQVHKLYKNDKERKEKTLEILERVGLGSEHFHRYPHEFSGGQRQRIGIARTIALQPKLIVCDESVSALDISVQAQVLNLLNELKENFGFTYIFISHDLAVVKYMSDQVLVMNKGKIEEMNEADALYEHPQKEYTKKLIAAIPSK, from the coding sequence ATGAATACTCCCCTGCTACATATCGACCATGTTACTATTTCGGCTAAAAAAGAAGGCGAGTGGACTCCCATTGTAAAAGGTAGCGATTTTGTACTCCATCAAAATGAGATACTAGGCATAGTGGGCGAGTCAGGTTCGGGTAAGTCGGTTACTTCATTAGCAGTAATGGGGCTGTTGCCGAAAGGCATTTTAGCAATTACCGAAGGGAAAATTGACTTTGAAGGCAATACTATTGCCACACTTTCGCAAAAAGCACTACGAAAACTGCGCGGTAATGCCATTAGTATGATATTTCAAGAACCGATGAGTTCTTTAAACCCATCGCTAAAATGTGGTTATCAGGTAGCCGAAATACTAAAAGAGCATACCACACTTTCACAAAAAGAAATTAAGGAAACTATACTTTCATTATTTGAGAAAGTGAAGCTACCCAACCCGCATGAAATATACAACCGTTACCCACATGAAATATCGGGTGGGCAAAAGCAACGGGTAATGATTGCTATGGCAATAGCCTGTAAACCTAAAATACTAATTGCAGACGAACCCACCACAGCACTTGATGTAACAGTACAAAAAGAAATCATACTACTCCTAAAAGAGCTACAACAGGAAACAGGAATGAGTATTATTTTCATTTCGCACGACTTGTCATTGGTTTCAGAAATTGCCAATAGGGTATTGGTAATGTACAAAGGTGTAATTGTAGAGCAGGGCGAAGCAATGCAAATTTTCAATAATCCGCAGCACTTATATACCAAAGCACTAACAAGCTCTCGACCTTCGTTAGACGTTCGCTTAAAAAGACTCCCTACTATACAAGACTATCTTACCGAAAATATAGATAGTACTGAAATAAAACCCGAACAACGCAAAAAGGAACACGAAAAACTATACAGCCAACCACCATTACTAGAAGTAGTTAATGTAGAAAAAGAATATGTTTCATCAGCAGGATTATTCGGTAAAGATGTAAAGTTTAAAGCAGTAGATGATGTCAGCTTTAAAATATATGAGGGCGAAACCTTGGGACTAGTAGGCGAATCAGGTTGTGGTAAATCGACACTCGGGAATGCTATACTACAGCTTGACAAACCCACCGCAGGGAAAATACTTTATAGAGGCACAGACCTCAACCAACTATCAACAAAACAGCTACGCGAACTGCGTAAAGAGATACAAATCATTTTTCAAGATCCTTACTCTTCCTTAAATCCACGCCTTACAGTAGGCAGGGCTATAATGGAACCTATGCAGGTACATAAGCTGTATAAAAACGATAAGGAGCGTAAAGAGAAAACACTCGAAATACTAGAGCGTGTAGGGCTTGGCAGTGAACACTTCCACCGTTATCCACATGAGTTTTCGGGTGGGCAAAGGCAACGTATAGGCATTGCCCGAACCATAGCCTTACAACCTAAACTTATTGTATGTGATGAATCAGTTTCTGCGCTTGATATTTCAGTACAGGCACAGGTGCTTAACCTGCTAAATGAGTTAAAAGAAAATTTCGGATTTACCTATATATTTATCTCGCACGACCTTGCGGTAGTTAAATATATGAGTGATCAAGTACTGGTTATGAATAAAGGAAAAATTGAGGAAATGAATGAGGCTGATGCCTTATATGAGCATCCGCAAAAAGAATATACTAAGAAATTGATTGCTGCTATACCAAGTAAGTAG
- a CDS encoding 3'-5' exonuclease, whose translation MLEKIRLENVLFLDIETVPEQENFESLDEETQKLYDLKTQYQRKDGETPEEFYERAGIWAEFGKIVCLSVGYFTFKGDIRHFRVTSFHGEEPKILKDFNNLINNHFSKPQYILCGHNAKEFDFPFMARRMIIHGIALPNKLNLFGKKPWEVPHLDTMELWKFGDYKSFTSLKLLTKILGIPSPKGDIDGSQVAHVYYVEKDIDRIVTYCEKDVIAVAQVLLRFRQEDLLIDEEIIHV comes from the coding sequence ATGTTAGAAAAAATAAGACTCGAAAATGTATTATTCCTCGATATAGAAACCGTTCCTGAGCAGGAAAACTTTGAATCGCTAGATGAGGAAACTCAAAAACTATACGATTTAAAAACGCAATACCAACGCAAGGATGGCGAGACGCCAGAGGAGTTTTATGAGCGTGCTGGCATTTGGGCAGAGTTTGGTAAGATAGTGTGTCTATCTGTAGGTTATTTTACATTTAAAGGCGATATACGCCATTTTAGAGTAACCTCTTTTCATGGTGAAGAACCTAAAATATTAAAAGACTTTAATAACCTCATCAATAATCATTTTAGTAAGCCACAATATATACTGTGTGGGCATAACGCTAAGGAGTTTGACTTCCCGTTCATGGCACGCAGAATGATTATTCATGGTATAGCATTGCCCAATAAGTTAAACCTTTTTGGTAAAAAACCTTGGGAAGTACCCCACCTCGACACTATGGAGCTATGGAAGTTTGGCGATTATAAAAGTTTTACCTCGCTAAAATTATTGACAAAAATATTGGGTATTCCATCTCCAAAAGGCGATATAGACGGCAGTCAGGTAGCCCATGTATATTATGTAGAGAAAGACATCGACCGTATTGTAACCTATTGCGAAAAAGATGTTATTGCCGTAGCACAAGTACTGCTGCGTTTTCGCCAAGAAGATTTACTGATTGATGAAGAGATTATACATGTGTAG
- a CDS encoding serine hydrolase domain-containing protein, giving the protein MRFIKNFLLWFAIILTGIIILMYIFEVNYLLRAVRTIYFRGETTAFLDDYKEFPNRTIAKGTVQPWAIHKDYNKVKATQRLEEAHEKLETVAYLIIKNDSIWHESYYDGYDKDSKSNSFSMAKSVVSAALFKAIEEGKIKSLNQKVGDYFPEFSEGLAAEMTVGDLSSMASGLSWDEKYYSPFSIVTRAYFDDHLDKVILGLKVVDEPGKEFKYLSGATELLAMVITKATGQTLSDYVSDKFWKPMGMENDALWQVDNLDGIEKAYCCIGSNARDFSRFGKLFQHHGNWDDRELLNAASIQKMINPRFVDTPYYGYGWWINNYMGKKMFYMRGHLGQFVIVIPDDKIIITRLGHLKGLQTSEDVHSNDFYVYVDEAYKMMGLMQPSEGEGNSKALK; this is encoded by the coding sequence ATGAGATTTATTAAAAACTTCCTGCTTTGGTTTGCTATCATCCTTACAGGTATCATTATACTCATGTATATTTTTGAGGTCAATTATCTATTACGAGCCGTTCGTACGATATATTTTAGGGGCGAAACCACCGCTTTTCTTGACGATTATAAAGAATTTCCTAACCGTACTATAGCTAAAGGCACGGTGCAACCATGGGCAATACATAAAGATTATAACAAAGTAAAAGCGACCCAAAGACTAGAAGAAGCCCACGAAAAACTTGAAACAGTAGCCTACCTCATTATAAAAAATGACAGTATCTGGCACGAAAGTTATTATGATGGGTATGATAAAGACAGTAAATCAAATTCTTTTTCTATGGCAAAAAGTGTTGTTTCGGCAGCACTATTTAAAGCTATAGAAGAAGGTAAAATAAAAAGCCTTAACCAAAAAGTAGGCGATTACTTTCCTGAATTTAGCGAAGGGCTTGCGGCAGAAATGACGGTAGGCGACCTATCTTCTATGGCATCTGGGCTAAGTTGGGACGAAAAATATTATAGTCCGTTCTCTATAGTAACCCGTGCCTATTTTGATGATCATCTAGATAAAGTAATACTGGGATTAAAAGTTGTAGATGAACCGGGCAAAGAATTTAAATACCTAAGTGGCGCTACTGAATTGCTAGCAATGGTAATTACAAAAGCTACAGGACAAACACTATCTGACTATGTTTCAGATAAATTTTGGAAGCCTATGGGTATGGAAAATGATGCATTATGGCAAGTAGACAACTTAGATGGCATCGAGAAAGCCTACTGTTGTATAGGTAGTAATGCGCGCGATTTTTCTCGTTTCGGGAAACTGTTTCAACATCATGGTAACTGGGATGATAGAGAACTACTAAATGCTGCATCAATACAAAAAATGATAAATCCTAGGTTTGTAGACACTCCATATTATGGCTACGGCTGGTGGATAAACAACTATATGGGCAAAAAAATGTTTTATATGCGTGGACACTTAGGGCAGTTTGTAATTGTTATTCCCGATGATAAAATTATCATTACCCGACTGGGACACCTAAAAGGACTGCAAACAAGTGAAGACGTACACAGTAACGACTTTTATGTATATGTAGATGAAGCCTACAAAATGATGGGACTGATGCAACCTAGCGAAGGCGAAGGCAACTCGAAAGCATTAAAATAA